The Clostridium septicum genome contains a region encoding:
- a CDS encoding 6-phosphofructokinase: protein MAQQVKKIALLTGGGDCPGLNAVIRAVTRTAILNYGIEVIGYKFGYRGLYNNDYVPLTLDSVSGILHRGGTILYSSNKDNLFDYQIEEDGIIVKKDVSDVAVENLKKEGVDVLVVIGGDGTLTSARDFARKGINVIGVPKTIDNDLASTDVTFGFNTAIDVATEALDRLHTTAESHHRIMICEVMGRGAGWIALESGIAGSADVILLPELPYDINKIVEKIEERESQGKRFSIIVVAEGAKPKNGDVVVSKIVKDSPDPIRLGGIGNKLADDLEKLVPDKEVRCTVLGHIQRGGNTSTFDRILSTRYGVAAVELINQGKFGEMVCLKGNKISSDSLENVIGQKSKLVNPEGELVQIAKKIGISFAD, encoded by the coding sequence ATGGCACAACAAGTCAAAAAAATAGCTTTATTAACAGGTGGTGGAGACTGTCCTGGACTAAATGCAGTTATTAGAGCAGTAACTAGAACAGCAATATTAAATTATGGAATAGAAGTAATAGGATACAAGTTTGGATATAGAGGATTATATAATAATGATTACGTACCTCTAACCCTTGATAGTGTATCAGGTATACTTCATAGAGGTGGAACTATACTTTATAGCTCCAATAAGGACAACCTTTTTGATTATCAAATAGAAGAAGATGGAATTATAGTAAAGAAAGATGTATCAGATGTTGCAGTAGAAAATCTGAAAAAAGAAGGCGTTGATGTATTAGTAGTAATTGGAGGAGATGGTACATTAACTTCAGCAAGGGATTTTGCAAGAAAAGGTATTAATGTAATAGGTGTTCCAAAAACAATAGATAATGATTTAGCATCAACAGATGTTACTTTTGGATTTAATACAGCTATTGATGTAGCTACGGAAGCACTTGATAGGCTTCATACAACGGCAGAATCACATCATAGAATAATGATCTGTGAAGTTATGGGAAGAGGGGCAGGATGGATAGCGTTAGAGTCAGGTATAGCTGGTTCAGCAGATGTAATTCTTTTACCAGAGTTACCATATGATATAAATAAGATAGTTGAAAAAATAGAAGAGAGAGAATCACAAGGAAAGAGATTTAGTATAATAGTAGTTGCAGAAGGCGCTAAACCTAAAAATGGAGATGTAGTAGTGTCCAAAATAGTTAAAGATAGTCCAGATCCAATAAGGTTAGGTGGTATAGGTAATAAATTAGCTGATGATTTAGAGAAACTAGTTCCAGATAAAGAGGTTAGATGTACTGTTTTGGGACATATTCAAAGAGGTGGAAATACTTCAACTTTTGATAGAATTTTATCAACAAGATATGGGGTTGCAGCAGTTGAGTTAATTAATCAAGGCAAATTTGGTGAAATGGTTTGTTTAAAAGGCAATAAGATATCAAGTGATAGTTTAGAAAATGTTATTGGTCAAAAATCCAAATTAGTAAATCCAGAAGGGGAATTAGTTCAAATTGCAAAAAAAATAGGCATTTCTTTTGCAGATTAA